Part of the Falco biarmicus isolate bFalBia1 chromosome 4, bFalBia1.pri, whole genome shotgun sequence genome, ATGCTCGGTACCTGCAAATGCAGCGTAAAGTCTTGTCCTTCCTCTTATGCTCGTTACTCCTGACATCTCCCACATTATTTGccatacccacctgcagccccggcTCTCCCTACAGAAACACTCCCTGATCCCCCAGGCCGTCAGGACTGACACCTCCGTGCTTCCACCACCAGCTGCGCAAACTCTTGCCTCGTTCACCCCAGCCTGGAAGTGGCATCTCACCAAAGGCTGCCAGTCCcgccagggctgccagcacaaTCAGGGCCATGTCACGCTCTCCCTTCACGGGGTGTGCAGGCACCTGCCAGCCGGAGGGACCTGATGCTTGCAActtcacctcttcctctgcctctgcccgaTCAAAGAGGcctccaaaccacagcccagagGGTGGAGCAAaactctctccctgctgctccaggcaggcCTCGTTGCACCTGTCCCCCAGCCTCTACCACCAGAACGTTCTCCAGAGCCTCGTGGTGTAGGTACCGTCCATCAGAGGGAATGGCATCCCTGGTGAACTTCTCCTGGCATCGGACCCAGGTGTCGCAcactctcccttcccctctggcCGTGGAGCAGGAACCTGAAGAGAAACATCTCTGTAAAGAGCATCTGCTGCAGAAACCAGCCGCACAGGGACAGGCACGCTCCCGCACTCTGGCAGGGGGAGGACACTGCCACACAGCTCTCCGTTGTACAGGCAGTCCCCCTGTGTCCCTTCACCTGCCCACATTAGCCACAGGCGCCAGGTGCTTGTCCCACCCTGGGCCCCAGAACCGCTATCCCCAGGCAAGCCAAAGGGCTGCTCGGTTTTactgcctcctgctcctggagcagggctCCTCTGCCACTTCTCACCCAGGGCCCTTGGCTCACACAGCTGGCAGggactgcagaaaacagctggcAAGCGCAGCAGCCCCCATTCACAACCCCGCTCCCACAAGGCCTTCAGGGTCCTGCTGCTCAGCCGAGGCCGTGGCAGAAGGACGGTGGGCTGCCCTCTGCTCTCCAATGTCTGCAAACCTGCCAGGGGCTCCTGGTAATGCACTGTAGCTGCCACCACAGTCCCCAGCTGAGGCAGGACGAAGGGCTGAacctttcccctctgcctctcaAGCCTGTGCACATGAACTTTCACAGCTGCgtcagctcctgcagccgcaCCAGCCTcgctggggactggctgggaccAGGAGCCAACTTTGACATCTAGATGAACACGCCAAccaaatgttttatatatatatatatatatatatctgtatttagTATCCAATCATTGGTAAAATATGCATGATCATTAGTGAAAGATGTAGCTTAGATAGAATATAATCATTTGCAAAGATGGAGTGCATCCTTCCTTGCTTGGAGGCAGGTGGTCAAGGCTGTGAAACCAGATATATGGCCTTCTATGGAAACCGGTGGTTAAAATCAAGTAGGTAAGGGAGGCTCCCTTGGTTCCTCCTGGTAGCCCGGGCCAGGCTTTGGTGGGATCTGTGGGAGGAGAGTGAAACCAGATGTCTCTGCATTTGAAATTAGGTGATCTTGTTTATTCAACACTATAAGAGCTGGACCCTCTGACAGTGACTTTGGAGACCTCACCTACGAGTGGATGCCCTGTGTAGGACCTCCCAAATGCCGGGACAGGCTCTCCAAATCCTCACTGTAaccagggctcccagcagctgtggacCCGGATGACGGTAAAGTATTAAGGCAGTTGGTGATGTATCTTTCTTAACCGCTGTAGCCTGTCATAGGCAGCAGTGATTAGGTGCATTGccttgttttattcttgctgtaTCCTTTCACTTACTACTTGTTTCACTTcctattctattttttaaaatgtaagtaaagATAAACTCACTTCTTTAACTAGGGGTCTCTTTTCGTTGTACTGACCCGGTCTATGGCAAAACACCTCTCTGCAGGAggccttcccacagcagcaggagcaggctggaagtgGACTGTGAAGCCGGGGCAGCCAGTTTGTAATTGTGTGCCTGAGCCAACGTTACAAAGGTACCAGCAAGAAACCACTTCTCCTTGTGGATTCAAAGCAATGGCTTGCCCCCAGGCTGTCTCAGTTGTGACTTTCTGTTCTAACAGGGCCTGGCTATGTTAGTGGGGTGGAAGAgatccccagcccctgcctgctgagcagcagcaatgcccGGCTCATGTGGCAGGAGgacctctgctgcctgcctccctgtgcAGACCCAAGAGGAGTCGCTCCTCGCCAGGGACCACGACTGAAGGGCAATGTTTTATCAGGGCATTTCACTTGCATGTCTGAAATCCTTTTTCCCTAGCTGTGCTACAAGGAAccatcacctgcagcagcacagctgcacttcCTAACCCAACCACAGTAAACCTTGTAACAAGCTGGAGTTCCTTCTTAATGAGGATAGCACCTGCAATGGTCCTTGTAGAAGAGGGAGGGATGGCATTTCTCCATACAGACAAGTAAGCCATTTGGCCACAGCACCGCCAAAGCGCTGCTCCTGGCCCTTGGCATGCCCCCTGGTTTGCCTGCCCGACCAAGGAGATCTTGGACATGGAGGAAACGGGTACAGAATCCATGCAGGTTTTACAGTCCAAACTAAGGGCGCTGCTGCCAGAggttctgggggttttttgatgGTGATTTAAACCACCTACTGATGGAGCTGCCATGGTTCTTTACACCTCTCTTACTCCCCTGCTGATTGCCTTGATTTATACCCTGAGAACTCAGGTTGTCCCAGCTGCTACTATCTGCTGATTTGCAGTCAACTTCTGTCCAGCTTGCGGTGGTTCACAGTAGCAATGATGTCAGATCTGTTTCCAATGGAAGCAAATGCTCTAAAAGCATGACCAACCGCAATGGAGTCATCCTTCTGTGGACGCGATCTGCACAGTGTCCTGTGCCCTGGCTGTGGCCTGCTGATGTAAGGGGGAGTTTGTGAGCATTGTGGACTGTCTGAGAAGGGCATATATGACTGTTAATTGAAAACACTTGATTCACAGAGGTGAGGAGTGGAATGTATTTGGTTTATGGGGCAAGGTTatggtagcaggggggctgccggggtggcttctgtgagaagatgccagtcAGTGCCGCCCCATGTTGTTCAGAGCCAGTTTCAGGTGGCTACAAGACGGACCTGCCACTGACCAAAGCTGGGCCAGTCAGTGACGGTGGTGGCGCCTCCACAATAATACATTTAAGAAGGTTGAAAAAGTGGTGCACAAGAGCATGTGggagagaggaatgagaatatgggagagaaacaactctgcaggcactgaagtcagcaaagaaggaggaggggatgaGGTGCTCCAGGTTCATGTGTGGCTCATGACACAGGTTGTCCCTGATGAGCTGGTGATGCAgcttgtccccctgcagcccatggaggttaaggGTGGGGCAgacatccacctgcagcccatggaggaacccatgccacagcaggtggatgtgccctgaaggaagctgtgaccccatggagaTCCCATCATGGAGCAGGCTTCTGGCAAGATCTGTGGCCCCACGGGGGATCCACGCTGTAGCAGTTtgggaagaactgcagcccacggAAAGGACTCGTGTTGGAGAAGGACAGTCTCCCACAGGAGGGACCCCACACCGCAGCAGGGAaagagcatgaggaggaagaggcgGCAGAGGGAATGAGttatgaactgactgcagcACCCATTGCACATCCTCCTGTGTTCCTCTGGGGGAGGAAGTAGGGACGTCAGGACGGAAGGTGAGCCCAGGCATAAGGAAGTGTTgcagggaaggtgttttaaaatttattctcatttctcattctcctactctgatttgattagcaagaaattaatttctccaagcTGAGCCTGTTTGCCTGTGACACCAACTGCTGGGTCAAAATTTCCCTGTCCTTGCCACAAACCATGAGCcttcttatttttccatcctGGTGAGTAGtgggagtgatagagcagagTGGGGGAGACGTTGCAGCCAGGCAAGGTCAACCCAACCCCAACACGCCATGCTCATGCTGGCCCAGTACAGCAGTAGAAATGGTCTAACAACCTTCCTGGTGCAGAAGGGacattgcagcagcagagccacctGGGAGGAGGTGACCAAAAAGCCCACTGCCCACACTCCCGgcgctggcagggagcagagcttcTTTGTCATGACAGTGCTTTTTGCCAAGCACTTTGCGTATGGTGACACCATGACTGAAGGCCATGGCTGAGAGGATCGGGAACTCAGGCATAgccaggaagaagcaggaaaataacaGCAGGAGACACAAAGGATTGTTCTGTTGGCAAGGAATCTTGGGGACAGCATCTGGGGGACGATGGTGGTGACACAGCAGATCTCCAGGAAGGAAAGCCTGACAGGAAGAAATGCACAAGGATCTGCAGGGAATTGCCTGATTTGAATGCCCAGGGAGCTTGTTAGTGTTAATAACAACTCCAAGCTGAGATCTTTGTGTGCGTCCTTGGGATGGGGAAAATTACCGggtggaagctgctgctgtgtttgcccaAGGCAGCCAGGCAAAGGTGAGACACCCACTAAGCTGAGCATCGTGCTGGAGCATTTGCGTTCGCTTTATTCTTGACATCGTGAACTCCCTGTGCCATGGCAGCACTTGGAGGACCTAGAGGTGTCACTTGGCCTTCCTAAAAGTCATGAAGAGCTCAGCATCCTTGGCaagaggagaagcagcctgAGGTGGCCTGGATGGGAATCGGTCCCCTCTGGGAAGGCGTTGCGGGACAATGCCGGCAGGCCTTTTCAGACAGGCCAGGGGACGCCACGGTACCCGCAAGGCTCTGACCCCGTGCTGGGCAAGCACGAGCGCGTGGTGGGAAACACGCTGCGCCCCGCTGCCTTGCACAGACCCTCTCAGGCTCCCCGTGCAGCGCGGCCCAAGCGCGGCTGTTTGCTGCCTCGGAGCACCGATGCGCAGCAGCCCTCGAGGAGGAGAGGTGCTGAGCCCGGGCAGCGACTGCAAGGGGCACCCGCTGatcccggtgccggtgccggtgccgcaGGCGGTGGCGGGAAGcgcccgcggccgggcgggccgaggcggcagcgccccctggcgggcccggccggggctgtccccccgcccccgacacacacgcccggccccggccgccgaGGTTCGtgcccggccgcagccccggctCCGAGCCCCGTGTCTCCCACGGCGCAGTAATACACCGCCGCGTCCctgcgccggggccgggcgagCCACAGGGCGCTGGACCGGCGGTCTGCCGCCACCGACATCCGCCCCGGAGGGTCCTGCACCTCTCTGGACCCTTTGTGACCGCTCGTGATGAATGCGGGGCC contains:
- the LOC130148311 gene encoding collagen alpha-1(I) chain-like; translated protein: MRRGRGAGLAGLAALLLVAVGRAQVQQEPSAETTEDTGIAISCSHPSILTTDLIYWYRQLPGRGPAFITSGHKGSREVQDPPGRMSVAADRRSSALWLARPRRRDAAVYYCAVGDTGLGAGAAAGHEPRRPGPGVCVGGGGTAPAGPARGRCRLGPPGRGRFPPPPAAPAPAPGSAGAPCSRCPGSAPLLLEGCCASVLRGSKQPRLGRAARGA